The following coding sequences lie in one Arthrobacter sp. PGP41 genomic window:
- the gabT gene encoding 4-aminobutyrate--2-oxoglutarate transaminase → MTTTASDITFRLEQKRRVQADFPGPKSVALTERRKAVVAAGVASAVPVYVADADGGIIHDVDGNSFIDLGSGIAVTSVGASDPAVVGAVKEAVEHFTHTCFMVTPYEGYVALAEQLNRLTPGDHEKRTVLFNSGAEAVENAVKVARLATGRDAVVAFDHAYHGRTNLTMALTAKAMPYKTNFGPFAPEVYRMPMSYPYREENPAIKGAEAAQRAITMIEKQIGGDQVAAIIIEPIQGEGGFIVPAEGFLPALAAWAKEKGIVFIADEVQSGFCRTGEWFAVNHEGVIPDIMTLAKGIAGGMPLSAITGRADLLDAVHPGGLGGTYGGNPVACAAALASIGSMEEYDLAGRARHIEALATTRLRALQAELAGAGTAVIGDVRGRGAMLAIELVQAGSKEPNPELTKAVAAACLKEGVIILTCGTYGNVIRLLPPLVITDELLNDGLEVLAAAIKANA, encoded by the coding sequence ATGACCACCACCGCATCAGACATCACTTTCCGCCTGGAGCAGAAGCGCCGGGTCCAGGCGGACTTCCCCGGACCCAAGTCGGTTGCACTGACCGAGCGCCGCAAGGCGGTAGTTGCCGCCGGCGTCGCCTCCGCTGTTCCCGTCTACGTGGCAGACGCCGACGGCGGGATCATCCACGACGTCGACGGCAACTCCTTCATCGACCTCGGCTCAGGCATCGCGGTGACCAGCGTGGGCGCCTCCGATCCCGCCGTCGTCGGTGCCGTCAAGGAAGCCGTGGAGCACTTCACGCACACCTGCTTCATGGTCACCCCGTACGAGGGCTACGTAGCCCTAGCGGAGCAGCTGAACCGCCTCACCCCCGGCGACCACGAGAAGCGCACGGTCCTCTTCAACTCCGGTGCGGAGGCAGTGGAAAACGCAGTCAAGGTGGCCCGCCTGGCAACCGGCCGGGACGCCGTCGTCGCCTTTGACCACGCCTACCACGGCCGCACCAACCTCACCATGGCTCTCACCGCGAAGGCCATGCCGTACAAGACCAACTTCGGCCCCTTCGCACCCGAGGTGTACCGGATGCCCATGAGCTACCCGTACCGCGAGGAAAACCCCGCCATCAAGGGTGCCGAGGCCGCCCAGCGCGCCATCACCATGATCGAGAAGCAGATCGGCGGGGACCAGGTTGCCGCGATCATCATCGAGCCCATCCAGGGTGAAGGCGGGTTCATTGTCCCGGCCGAGGGCTTCCTCCCCGCGCTCGCTGCCTGGGCCAAGGAAAAGGGCATCGTGTTCATCGCCGACGAGGTCCAGTCCGGCTTCTGCCGCACCGGTGAATGGTTCGCCGTGAACCACGAGGGCGTAATTCCGGACATCATGACCCTAGCCAAGGGCATCGCCGGCGGCATGCCGCTCTCCGCCATCACCGGCCGCGCAGACCTCCTCGACGCCGTGCACCCCGGCGGCCTGGGCGGCACCTACGGCGGAAACCCGGTGGCATGCGCTGCCGCGCTGGCGTCCATCGGTTCCATGGAGGAATACGACCTCGCCGGCCGGGCCCGCCACATCGAAGCCCTGGCCACTACCCGCCTCCGCGCGCTGCAGGCCGAGCTGGCCGGTGCCGGAACCGCCGTCATCGGCGACGTCCGCGGGCGCGGTGCCATGCTCGCCATCGAGCTGGTCCAGGCCGGGTCCAAGGAACCGAACCCGGAACTGACCAAGGCCGTGGCGGCCGCGTGCCTGAAGGAAGGCGTCATCATCCTCACCTGCGGCACCTACGGAAACGTCATCCGGCTGCTGCCGCCGCTGGTCATCACCGACGAGCTGCTCAACGACGGCCTGGAGGTCCTGGCCGCCGCCATCAAGGCGAACGCCTAG